Proteins encoded by one window of Dryocola sp. LX212:
- the hypA gene encoding hydrogenase maturation nickel metallochaperone HypA, whose amino-acid sequence MHEITLCQRAIELIEAQARQHGVTRVTGVWLEVGAFSCVEQSALEFCFELVARETVAEGCELHIHQQEAECWCHDCWQHVQLLSSLVRRCPICAGSNLRVVADDGVQIKRLEVEETNHV is encoded by the coding sequence ATGCACGAAATCACCCTCTGCCAGCGCGCAATAGAACTCATTGAAGCCCAGGCTCGGCAGCACGGCGTTACCCGCGTCACCGGCGTCTGGCTGGAAGTGGGTGCTTTCTCCTGCGTGGAGCAAAGCGCGCTGGAGTTCTGCTTTGAGCTGGTGGCCCGCGAAACGGTCGCCGAAGGCTGCGAGCTGCATATTCACCAGCAGGAAGCCGAATGCTGGTGCCATGACTGCTGGCAGCACGTTCAGCTTTTGTCCTCGCTGGTGCGGCGCTGCCCGATATGCGCTGGCAGCAACCTACGCGTAGTGGCGGATGACGGCGTGCAGATCAAGCGTCTGGAAGTTGAGGAGACAAACCATGTGTAG
- the hypD gene encoding hydrogenase formation protein HypD: protein MRFVDEYRAPEKVMQLIDVLRERAPLLDHTAERPLHIMEVCGGHTHAIFKFGLDRLLPENIEFIHGPGCPVCVLPMGCIDTCIEIASHKEVIFCTFGDAMRVPGKNGSLMQAKARGADVRVVYSPLDALGLAKANPDRKVVFFGLGFETTMPATAILLLQAKAQGIDNFYFFCQHITLIPTLRSLLEQPDNGIDAFLAPGHVSMVIGTEAYDFIATRYQRPLVVAGFEPLDLLQGVVMLVEQKIAKRSCVANQYKRVVPDEGNKLAQKVLAEVFAVQGDAEWRGLGTISESGVRLTEGYRQFDAEKHFKPAPQQVYDDPRARCGDVLTGRCKPHQCPMFGEACNPQNAFGALMVSTEGACAAWYQYRA from the coding sequence ATGCGTTTTGTCGATGAATACCGCGCGCCGGAAAAGGTGATGCAGCTGATTGACGTGCTGCGCGAGCGCGCTCCGCTGCTGGATCACACCGCCGAGCGACCGCTGCACATTATGGAAGTCTGTGGCGGCCACACCCACGCCATCTTTAAGTTCGGGCTGGATCGGCTGCTGCCGGAAAATATCGAATTTATCCACGGCCCCGGCTGCCCGGTCTGCGTGCTGCCGATGGGCTGCATCGACACCTGCATTGAAATCGCCAGCCATAAAGAGGTGATTTTCTGCACCTTTGGCGATGCGATGCGCGTGCCGGGTAAAAACGGTTCGCTGATGCAGGCCAAAGCGCGCGGGGCGGATGTACGGGTGGTCTACTCGCCGCTGGATGCGCTCGGGCTGGCGAAGGCAAATCCCGATCGCAAAGTCGTGTTCTTCGGCCTGGGGTTTGAAACCACCATGCCCGCCACGGCGATCCTGCTGTTGCAGGCGAAGGCGCAGGGCATTGACAATTTTTACTTCTTCTGCCAGCACATCACCCTGATCCCGACCCTGCGCAGCCTGCTCGAACAGCCGGATAACGGCATCGACGCGTTTCTGGCGCCGGGCCACGTCAGCATGGTGATTGGCACTGAAGCCTACGATTTTATCGCCACGCGGTATCAGCGTCCGCTGGTGGTGGCGGGCTTTGAACCGCTGGATTTATTGCAGGGCGTGGTGATGCTGGTGGAGCAGAAAATCGCAAAGCGCAGTTGCGTTGCCAACCAGTACAAGCGGGTGGTGCCTGACGAGGGGAATAAGCTTGCCCAGAAGGTATTAGCGGAAGTCTTTGCCGTGCAGGGTGACGCCGAATGGCGCGGGCTGGGAACGATTAGCGAATCCGGCGTGCGGCTTACGGAAGGGTATCGGCAGTTTGACGCAGAGAAGCATTTCAAACCCGCGCCACAGCAGGTTTATGACGACCCGCGAGCGCGCTGCGGCGACGTGCTGACCGGGCGCTGCAAGCCTCATCAATGCCCGATGTTCGGCGAAGCCTGCAATCCGCAAAATGCCTTTGGCGCGCTGATGGTCTCCACCGAAGGGGCCTGCGCCGCGTGGTATCAGTATCGCGCGTAG
- a CDS encoding HypC/HybG/HupF family hydrogenase formation chaperone, whose amino-acid sequence MCIGIPGQIVERLPDGSAKVDVCGVRRDVNLMLVGDAQIGQWVLVHVGFAMSIIDEAEARDTLDALQNMYEVEPDVGGLLFGEERG is encoded by the coding sequence ATGTGCATAGGCATTCCCGGCCAGATTGTTGAGCGCCTGCCCGACGGCAGCGCAAAAGTGGACGTCTGCGGCGTCAGGCGCGACGTGAACCTGATGCTGGTGGGCGACGCGCAGATCGGCCAGTGGGTGCTGGTCCACGTTGGCTTTGCGATGAGCATTATCGACGAGGCCGAGGCCCGAGACACGCTGGATGCGCTGCAAAACATGTATGAAGTTGAGCCGGACGTGGGCGGCCTGCTGTTTGGCGAGGAGCGCGGTTGA
- the hypB gene encoding hydrogenase nickel incorporation protein HypB: protein MCSTCGCAEGNLYVEGDERNPHSGFRSAPFAPASRPAMQITGVKFAPTADEQGDLHYGYGAAGTHAPGMTQRRMLEIELNVLDKNNRLAVYNREQFAKQQQLVLNLVSSPGSGKTTLLTETLKRLHGNVPCAVIEGDQQTVNDAARIRATGTPAIQVNTGKGCHLDALMIRDAMQRLPLERGGILFIENVGNLVCPASFDLGERHKVAVLSVTEGEDKPLKYPHMFAAASLLLLNKIDLLPYLQFDVEKCLDYARQVNPNIEIMLVSATSGEGMQPWLDWLEAQRCA, encoded by the coding sequence ATGTGTAGCACCTGCGGTTGCGCCGAAGGCAACCTCTATGTAGAAGGCGATGAACGCAATCCGCATTCCGGATTTCGCAGCGCGCCGTTCGCGCCAGCATCCCGTCCGGCCATGCAAATTACCGGCGTGAAGTTCGCGCCCACCGCCGATGAACAGGGCGATTTGCACTATGGATACGGGGCCGCTGGCACCCACGCGCCGGGCATGACCCAGCGCCGCATGCTGGAAATTGAGCTCAACGTGCTGGATAAAAACAACCGGCTCGCCGTCTATAACCGCGAGCAGTTTGCGAAACAACAGCAGCTGGTGCTGAACCTGGTCTCAAGCCCCGGCTCCGGCAAAACTACTTTGCTGACCGAAACTTTAAAACGCCTGCATGGCAACGTGCCGTGCGCAGTCATTGAAGGCGATCAGCAAACTGTGAACGACGCGGCCCGCATTCGCGCTACCGGCACGCCCGCCATCCAGGTGAACACCGGCAAGGGCTGCCATCTTGACGCGCTAATGATCCGCGATGCCATGCAGCGTCTGCCCCTCGAGCGCGGCGGCATCCTGTTTATCGAGAACGTCGGCAATCTGGTCTGCCCGGCGAGCTTCGATCTTGGCGAGCGTCACAAAGTCGCCGTGCTTTCGGTAACCGAAGGTGAAGACAAGCCGCTGAAATATCCGCATATGTTTGCGGCCGCCTCGCTGTTGCTGCTTAACAAAATCGACCTGCTGCCGTACTTACAATTCGACGTCGAGAAGTGCCTCGATTACGCCCGGCAGGTAAACCCGAACATAGAGATCATGCTGGTTTCGGCGACCAGCGGTGAAGGCATGCAGCCGTGGCTGGACTGGCTGGAGGCGCAGCGATGTGCATAG